From Halobacillus sp. Marseille-Q1614, one genomic window encodes:
- a CDS encoding poly-gamma-glutamate hydrolase family protein: protein SRHLEENGFEVAVTPEHLNGDHPDNFTNKTKTERGVQLEITRAQRKAFFKNGDISFSSRSNSSNQTEEFKVYVESIQAAMKEFE, encoded by the coding sequence TGAGTCGGCATTTAGAGGAAAATGGGTTTGAAGTAGCTGTAACTCCTGAGCACCTTAACGGCGATCACCCTGACAATTTCACAAACAAAACAAAAACAGAACGAGGCGTGCAGCTGGAGATTACAAGGGCACAGAGGAAAGCATTTTTTAAAAACGGAGATATCAGCTTTTCCTCTCGAAGCAACTCCTCCAATCAAACGGAAGAGTTCAAAGTTTATGTGGAATCTATACAAGCCGCAATGAAAGAATTTGAATAA